The DNA sequence GGACATGCAATCCCACATCCATTTATTACGGATACTATAGCACTATTTTTTAGTGAAAGGGAAAATCATTGGGACTCTTTTGGTGTATTCTTCCCATCCATCATATTTCTCCATATTTTTCTCCAGTAATGGCGTTGATATTTTGATTAATACCGTACTCATTAAAATAGGCGAGATGATTAATAACAGATAATAATAAGGGTTGATGGAATCCGTGAAGAACAGCGTAATACCACTTGCATACAATCCGATCCAAATCAGGATTTCACCGAGATAGTTTGGATGACGTGTGATTGACCATAAGCCGGTTTGCAGAAGTGTGCGTGTTTTTTTGTTGATGTGTTGTCTTAATTGCTCATCCCCGACTACTTCAAAGAACAATCCTACCAACGCAATGAAAAGTGCGGCATAAACAAAATAGCGGTGAGCTGAATCAAAACTGAATTCGTTGTATTTGATGACCACATAGCTGGCAGATCCAACGATAAAGTTGATGATACCCTGAACCACAAACACTCTGAAAAAGGCGGTGATGACTACTTTATCGCCCCACTCTTTCCGCCACTGTGCGTACCTGAAATCTTCAGGCTTCCCGTAATTTCTTTTCAATAAGCGCAAAGATAATCTAAGTCCCCACACCGTAATAAATCCAACAATGGCATACGATAAAACGGTGGGATTTTCAGTCACAAGCAGTGTAAGCCAGCTCCCTACAACAAATCCCATCCCCCAACCAATATCGACAATGGAATTGTTTTTAATGATTGTTGCGATAATAAAGATGATCGTAAAATAGGCAAAGGTAAAAAGTAACGGGACAAGCAGTCCGTCCAAACCAGTATTCGTGAATCCTTGTGTCGCTATCGCTAATGTTGCTATAAATAATAGCGTATAAATGACAATTCTTTTCTTATCCATAGGCCACCTCTTTCAAATTTTTATGCATCCTACCATCTAAAAAAACAAAAAAATTCAGCTCGTTCCATCACTAAGCTATAATAATCTCATTATACACTAATATATGACAAGCAATCGAATCGAAGGTCTTAAATGAAGTCCGAATTTCTATTTTATTAATTTGTACGCATTTTTCTCAGAATCTTATTTCCGATAAAATACAGGAGTGCACCTGATGCAGCCGACAAGTAGATAACTAAATTATTCAACGATACACCCCCAAAGAAAAACAGCAACAGAAACGCCGCACTATACAAAACTTGGCTTGCTGACAGTTTGGATCTGTTTACGCTGTTGCCTTTATCATCTTTGGTTTCAGCTTTTGACAAAAACCAAAATAATATAAGCGATAGACCAACTACAGAAACTACAAGTAGCGTTACAGCATTTGAATAAGCTAAGCTCCCGAGGGATAACTTGTTCATAAAAAACCAATCTACTGCAACAAGCCCTGCACTGATCACACTAGCTATCCCTGCTGCTCTCATTTTTTCTCCCGTTTTCAGGCTAAATCCCATAGCTAAAACAAATATCAGCAAATAGATGCTATTTCCGTTATCGAATGATAGGTAGGCAGTAAGTCCCAAGACTGAAAATATATCAAACGTTGTCAGCGCTTTTCCGGTAATTCCATTTAAGATTCTCATCAGCAACAGAATCCAAACAACGACCAAAAGCTGAGTATTTTGATAATAAAATAAATTTACAAGCGAAAAGGCAGCAGCCAAAAATGCCGCATACTCATGGTTTGGATCCAGTTCTCTGACGAGTGCCCACGTTAAAAATACGCTAAAGCCTATATAAACCCCCGATAAAGCATTTCCGGTCAACCACCATCCTATAGCAGCCACTACTACTGATGCTAGTACTATCATTTGATTTGTCTTATAACTAAAATCCATACTTCTTCCCAATGTAAACATATATCCACTCCTCAATATCTACATTATATCCTACTTTT is a window from the Trichococcus shcherbakoviae genome containing:
- a CDS encoding DUF1295 domain-containing protein, whose translation is MDKKRIVIYTLLFIATLAIATQGFTNTGLDGLLVPLLFTFAYFTIIFIIATIIKNNSIVDIGWGMGFVVGSWLTLLVTENPTVLSYAIVGFITVWGLRLSLRLLKRNYGKPEDFRYAQWRKEWGDKVVITAFFRVFVVQGIINFIVGSASYVVIKYNEFSFDSAHRYFVYAALFIALVGLFFEVVGDEQLRQHINKKTRTLLQTGLWSITRHPNYLGEILIWIGLYASGITLFFTDSINPYYYLLLIISPILMSTVLIKISTPLLEKNMEKYDGWEEYTKRVPMIFPFTKK